One part of the Oceanihabitans sp. IOP_32 genome encodes these proteins:
- a CDS encoding acetate/propionate family kinase: protein MQVLVLNSGSSSIKFKLFKMPEETKLCAGLIERIGHRDAKFTFSTQKETLQLTRDIPNHKVGLEILAKKLLHKDSGIINSTDDINIVGHRVVHGGKLFRDTTEITQAVKDKIKSLSTLAPLHNPPNLEGIEVAETIFKKAKQVAVFDTAFHQSIPDYANKYAIPIDFSEKHSIRVYGFHGISHEYVSEKAIQYLGKKHSKIISLHLGNGCSITALKDGKSMDNSQGFSPINGLIMGTRSGDVDPSIIFHLAEKYDYSIDEISTLLQKKSGMFGLTGYNDLRDIKAEAKKGNKACQLALEMNIYRIKKYIGAYAAVLNGLDAIVFTAGIGENSSYMRQHICEDMDFLGISLDEEKNNFDSNTGIKAIHSDTAKVKLLVIPTNEELEIAKQACDLLANNLN from the coding sequence ATGCAAGTATTAGTTTTAAACTCAGGAAGTTCCTCAATAAAATTCAAACTCTTCAAAATGCCAGAAGAAACCAAGTTGTGTGCTGGTTTAATTGAGCGTATTGGCCATAGGGATGCCAAATTCACCTTCAGCACTCAAAAAGAGACGCTTCAGCTTACAAGGGACATCCCTAACCATAAAGTGGGATTAGAAATTTTAGCTAAAAAACTGTTACATAAAGACAGCGGTATTATTAACTCTACAGACGATATTAATATTGTTGGTCATCGTGTAGTTCATGGTGGAAAGCTGTTTAGAGATACTACCGAAATTACACAGGCCGTAAAAGATAAAATCAAATCATTATCAACTTTAGCCCCCTTACATAATCCTCCAAACTTGGAAGGTATAGAGGTTGCCGAAACCATATTCAAAAAAGCAAAACAAGTTGCTGTTTTCGATACGGCATTCCATCAATCTATCCCCGATTATGCTAATAAATATGCCATTCCTATCGATTTTTCAGAGAAACACAGTATTCGTGTTTATGGATTTCATGGTATTAGCCATGAATATGTTTCAGAAAAAGCAATACAGTATTTAGGTAAAAAACATTCCAAAATTATAAGTCTTCATTTAGGAAATGGCTGTAGTATCACCGCCCTTAAAGACGGAAAAAGCATGGATAACTCTCAGGGCTTTTCGCCTATTAATGGTTTAATTATGGGCACACGCTCTGGAGATGTCGATCCTTCCATTATTTTTCACTTAGCTGAAAAATACGATTATAGTATAGACGAAATTAGCACGTTATTACAAAAGAAAAGTGGGATGTTTGGTTTAACAGGCTATAACGACTTAAGAGACATTAAAGCAGAGGCGAAAAAAGGTAATAAAGCTTGCCAGCTTGCTTTAGAAATGAACATCTATCGCATAAAAAAATACATAGGTGCTTATGCTGCTGTTTTAAACGGATTGGATGCGATTGTCTTTACGGCGGGTATTGGTGAAAATTCGAGCTACATGAGACAACATATTTGTGAGGATATGGATTTTTTAGGCATCTCTTTAGATGAAGAAAAGAATAATTTTGATAGCAATACTGGTATAAAAGCCATACATTCTGATACCGCAAAAGTTAAACTACTAGTAATTCCAACCAATGAAGAACTAGAAATTGCAAAACAGGCCTGTGATTTACTCGCTAATAACTTAAATTAA
- a CDS encoding CHAP domain-containing protein, with protein MNFNPNFQVGQKIDSLNGVFVYFNGGVGNVEGRQLSPDGYNIGLKYQCVEFVKRYYYEALNHKMPDSYGHAKDFFDSTIADGQLNKTRNLIQFTNGSKSKPKVNDLLVYAPTLLNKYGHVSIISKVTEKDIEIIQQNPGPFGDSRETYKLEFAHGTWHIINDGILGWLRQQE; from the coding sequence GTGAATTTTAATCCAAATTTTCAAGTAGGACAAAAAATTGACAGTTTAAATGGGGTTTTTGTGTACTTCAATGGCGGCGTTGGAAATGTAGAGGGTCGACAATTATCTCCAGACGGGTATAATATTGGTCTTAAATACCAATGTGTAGAGTTTGTAAAACGGTATTATTACGAGGCATTAAATCATAAAATGCCTGACAGTTATGGCCATGCCAAAGATTTTTTTGATAGCACTATTGCAGACGGACAGCTAAACAAAACACGTAATTTAATACAATTTACCAATGGGAGTAAATCGAAACCAAAAGTAAACGACTTACTGGTTTATGCTCCTACCCTATTAAATAAATATGGACATGTTTCAATCATCTCTAAAGTTACCGAAAAAGACATTGAAATCATTCAACAAAACCCAGGCCCTTTTGGAGATTCTAGAGAAACCTATAAATTAGAATTTGCTCATGGAACATGGCATATTATTAACGATGGGATTTTAGGCTGGTTAAGACAGCAGGAATAG
- a CDS encoding head GIN domain-containing protein: MKKLFYLITTILILSCEGENLGDCFQKSGAIIQKEIAVDSFDKILVNRDIELIIKDGTDQQVVIETGENLLNDVTANVLSGKLILTDNNTCNYVRDYGITKVYVTAPNIREIRSSTQYDIKSEGVLRYPDLTILSEDFSAPNSFTNANFKLQIDNNSFTVVFNNLSNCFISGKTNNLNITLASGTSRFEGRYLEAQNIQLWNRSSNDMIVNPIQQIKGKINGVGDVIAVNTPGLIEVEELYKGRLIFE, translated from the coding sequence ATGAAAAAGCTATTTTACCTTATTACAACTATTTTAATTTTATCCTGTGAAGGTGAAAATCTTGGCGATTGTTTTCAAAAGTCTGGCGCTATTATTCAAAAAGAAATAGCAGTTGATAGTTTTGATAAAATATTAGTAAATCGCGATATTGAATTAATAATTAAAGACGGCACAGATCAACAAGTCGTAATAGAAACTGGCGAAAACTTGTTAAATGATGTCACGGCAAATGTTTTAAGCGGAAAACTCATTCTTACCGATAATAATACTTGTAACTATGTGCGAGATTACGGCATTACAAAGGTGTATGTAACCGCACCAAATATTAGAGAAATACGGAGTTCTACTCAGTACGATATAAAATCTGAAGGTGTATTGCGGTATCCCGATTTAACTATTTTATCAGAAGATTTTAGTGCGCCAAACAGTTTCACCAATGCAAACTTTAAATTGCAAATCGACAACAATAGCTTTACAGTGGTTTTTAATAATCTGTCAAACTGTTTTATTTCGGGCAAAACCAATAACTTAAACATTACTTTAGCATCTGGAACCTCGCGTTTTGAAGGTCGTTATTTGGAGGCTCAAAACATTCAATTATGGAATCGAAGCTCTAACGATATGATAGTGAATCCCATACAGCAAATAAAGGGTAAGATTAATGGTGTGGGGGATGTTATTGCAGTAAATACTCCAGGACTTATTGAGGTTGAAGAACTTTATAAAGGCCGTTTAATTTTTGAGTAG
- a CDS encoding UDP-glucose--hexose-1-phosphate uridylyltransferase encodes MDTNLQDYSHKRYNILTGEWVLVSPHRAKRPWQGQNEAISHEVRPKHDPNCYLCAGNTRINGEVNPEYQDVFVFTNDFAALQSNSKTFSLDKGLLKAESETGICKVICFSPDHSKSLADMEVEAIHKVVEVWQQEYKLLGAQAGINHVQIFENKGAVMGCSNPHPHGQIWSQSTIPNEVEKKDTQQKAYYLKTKSSLLSDYLQQELEIKERLIFENDDFVVLVPFWAIWPFEAMIAPKKHCNDITQLSKQESLAFAEAISVLTKVYDALFDCSFPYSSGIHQAPTNGENNEHWHWHMSFYPPLLRSATVKKFMVGYEMFGTPQRDITAEQAAQRLRDLV; translated from the coding sequence ATGGATACAAATTTACAAGATTACTCACATAAAAGATATAATATATTAACGGGCGAATGGGTTTTGGTGTCGCCACATCGCGCTAAACGCCCTTGGCAAGGTCAAAACGAGGCGATTTCTCATGAGGTAAGACCCAAACACGACCCCAACTGTTATTTATGTGCCGGAAATACTCGAATTAATGGTGAGGTTAATCCAGAATATCAAGATGTTTTTGTATTTACAAACGATTTTGCAGCCTTACAATCCAACTCGAAAACCTTTTCTTTGGATAAGGGATTGCTAAAGGCTGAGAGTGAAACAGGCATTTGTAAAGTCATTTGTTTTAGTCCAGACCACTCTAAAAGTTTGGCAGATATGGAAGTGGAAGCCATTCATAAAGTGGTAGAGGTTTGGCAACAAGAATACAAATTATTAGGTGCTCAAGCTGGGATTAATCACGTTCAAATATTCGAAAATAAAGGGGCGGTAATGGGTTGTAGCAATCCGCATCCGCATGGTCAAATTTGGAGTCAGTCTACAATCCCTAACGAGGTTGAAAAAAAAGATACCCAACAAAAGGCGTACTACTTAAAGACTAAAAGCAGTTTATTAAGTGATTATTTACAACAAGAATTAGAAATTAAAGAACGCCTTATTTTTGAAAATGATGATTTTGTGGTACTCGTGCCATTTTGGGCTATTTGGCCTTTTGAAGCCATGATTGCTCCCAAAAAACATTGTAATGATATTACGCAATTGTCTAAGCAAGAAAGTTTGGCTTTCGCCGAAGCTATTTCGGTGTTAACAAAGGTTTACGATGCGTTGTTTGATTGTTCTTTTCCGTATTCTAGTGGTATTCATCAAGCACCAACAAACGGCGAAAACAACGAGCACTGGCATTGGCATATGAGTTTTTATCCGCCGTTATTAAGGAGTGCTACCGTAAAGAAATTTATGGTAGGTTACGAAATGTTTGGAACGCCACAGCGCGATATTACGGCAGAGCAAGCAGCACAAAGACTCCGCGATTTGGTTTAA
- the galK gene encoding galactokinase, translated as MSDTLINEVKTKFIEIFNQNPLLVFSPGRINLIGEHTDYNDGFVFPAAVDKGIAAAIQKSDSGDCTAIAIDMDSAISFDLDALRPLKEGSWENYVLGVVAEIKKRNLDIDDFNMIFKGNIPFGAGMSSSAALENSVVFGLNTLFNLGLSKQDMILISQKAEHHYVGVKCGIMDQYASMFGMANHALHLDCRTMTSVPYKIDFKDHQLLLINTNVKHSLSDSAYNDRRAACENISELLGVKALRDATEADLETIKNKVTPENYQKALYVIQENERTLKAAKAIEDGDLETLGALIYQSHEGLSNKYKVSCDELDFLVEQAKKNKQVLGARMMGGGFGGCTINLVAKTEAKAFAKAASKAYKNHFNKDCSVYFVQLANGTHVVK; from the coding sequence ATGAGTGACACACTAATTAACGAAGTAAAAACCAAGTTTATTGAAATATTTAATCAAAACCCTTTACTTGTTTTTTCTCCTGGCCGTATTAATCTGATAGGAGAACATACCGATTATAATGATGGTTTTGTGTTTCCGGCTGCAGTAGATAAGGGTATAGCTGCGGCTATTCAAAAAAGTGACTCAGGAGATTGCACCGCTATAGCCATAGATATGGATAGCGCTATTAGTTTTGACTTGGATGCATTACGGCCTTTAAAAGAAGGGAGCTGGGAGAATTATGTTTTAGGTGTAGTCGCCGAAATCAAGAAAAGAAACCTGGATATTGACGATTTTAATATGATATTTAAAGGAAATATACCATTTGGAGCGGGCATGTCTTCTTCTGCAGCCCTTGAAAATAGTGTGGTTTTTGGGTTGAATACCTTGTTTAATTTAGGGCTATCTAAACAGGATATGATTTTAATTTCTCAAAAAGCAGAGCATCATTATGTAGGTGTAAAGTGTGGTATTATGGACCAATACGCCAGTATGTTTGGCATGGCAAATCACGCTTTACATTTAGATTGCAGAACCATGACCTCTGTACCTTATAAAATAGATTTTAAAGACCACCAACTCTTATTAATAAACACCAATGTAAAACACAGTTTAAGCGATAGTGCTTATAATGATAGACGTGCCGCTTGCGAAAACATTTCGGAATTACTTGGCGTCAAAGCGCTTAGAGATGCTACTGAAGCTGACCTAGAAACCATAAAAAATAAGGTCACACCAGAAAATTACCAAAAAGCATTATACGTTATTCAAGAAAATGAACGCACCTTAAAAGCAGCTAAAGCCATTGAAGATGGCGACCTCGAAACTTTAGGAGCGTTAATCTACCAATCGCATGAAGGCTTATCAAATAAATACAAAGTGAGTTGTGACGAATTGGATTTTCTAGTTGAACAAGCAAAGAAAAATAAACAAGTTCTAGGCGCCAGAATGATGGGCGGCGGTTTTGGTGGCTGTACTATTAATTTGGTGGCTAAAACCGAAGCGAAAGCTTTTGCTAAAGCTGCTTCTAAAGCTTACAAAAATCATTTTAATAAAGACTGCTCAGTATATTTTGTGCAATTGGCAAACGGAACTCATGTAGTAAAATAA
- a CDS encoding aldose 1-epimerase — protein MFQIHYQKESNALELKHSNQSFYAKIYLDQGASLQELTLNNTTVMVDLNPLVYADTYASAILFPFANRVKDGVYVFNKTQYTLDTNNTAENNALHGLVYNKTFEIIEHKARTDNVLLRLEYKENELSKGFPFTYNIRLEYVFTLDTVSLKVTVLNTSTGAFPFTLGWHPYFLSDNLHHSNLEFSSTKKLVLGERNIATGMETIGDIKKFNIEDKKLDDCWELKGNTVRFNTPKYRLLMQSSEDQNYLQVYTPPKDNIIAIEPTTGVSDSFNNQIGLKTLQPNASYTIVWRLNMI, from the coding sequence GTGTTCCAAATTCACTATCAAAAAGAATCAAACGCATTAGAGCTAAAACATTCTAATCAATCATTTTACGCCAAAATTTATTTAGACCAAGGTGCGAGTTTACAAGAATTAACGCTTAATAATACAACTGTTATGGTGGATTTAAATCCTTTGGTTTATGCCGATACATATGCTTCTGCTATACTGTTTCCGTTTGCAAATAGAGTAAAAGATGGGGTTTATGTTTTTAATAAAACGCAATATACATTAGATACGAATAATACTGCCGAAAACAATGCTTTGCACGGTCTAGTGTATAATAAAACCTTTGAAATTATTGAGCACAAAGCCCGTACAGATAACGTTTTACTGAGATTGGAATACAAAGAAAACGAATTGTCCAAAGGATTTCCGTTTACTTACAACATCCGGTTAGAGTATGTTTTTACTTTAGATACGGTGAGTTTAAAAGTCACAGTTCTCAATACCAGTACAGGTGCTTTTCCCTTTACTTTAGGATGGCATCCTTATTTTTTAAGTGATAATTTACACCATAGCAATTTAGAATTTTCAAGCACTAAAAAACTAGTTTTAGGAGAACGAAATATTGCCACTGGAATGGAAACGATTGGAGACATAAAAAAGTTTAATATTGAAGATAAAAAACTTGACGATTGTTGGGAATTAAAAGGGAATACCGTAAGGTTTAACACGCCCAAGTATCGATTGCTTATGCAATCTTCAGAAGACCAAAATTATTTACAAGTTTACACACCTCCAAAAGATAATATAATTGCTATTGAGCCAACAACCGGTGTATCCGATAGTTTTAATAACCAAATCGGATTAAAAACATTACAACCTAACGCATCTTACACCATAGTATGGCGTTTAAACATGATATAA
- a CDS encoding sodium/sugar symporter translates to MTAGFDTWDYIVFIAYAILILGVGLWVSRDKKGHQKNAEDYFLASKSLPWWAIGASLIAANISAEQFIGMSGSGFALGLAIASYEWMAALTLIIVGKYFLPIFIEKGLYTIPEFVEKRFSTNLKTILAVFWLALYVFVNLASVLYLGGLAIETIMGIDMMYAIIGLALFAAAYSLYGGLSAVAWTDVIQVVFLVLGGLVTTYLALNTVSGGEGVIAGFAQVWEAAPDKFHMILDEANDNYVNLPGIWVLVGGLWVANLYYWGFNQYIIQRTLAAKSLKEAQKGILLAAFLKLIIPLVVVVPGIAAYVMVNDPEIMANLGASGMLNVPSAEQADKAYPWLLQFLPTGLKGIAFAALAAAIVSSLASMLNSTSTIFTMDIYKQYFNKNANDKKTVNVGRISAAVALIIAVIVAPLLGGIDQAFQFIQEYTGIVSPGILAVFMLGLFWRKTTNNAAIWGALLSIPIALALKFLPISIFEPWMHQMGITTLLTMFVIVVLSNLQNKGADDEKGIVFTKDLFKTSPLFNIGAFAIMIILTVLYALFW, encoded by the coding sequence ATGACAGCAGGATTTGATACGTGGGATTATATAGTCTTTATTGCTTATGCCATTTTAATTTTAGGCGTAGGTTTGTGGGTATCTCGAGATAAAAAAGGACACCAAAAAAATGCTGAAGATTATTTTTTAGCTAGTAAATCGTTACCTTGGTGGGCTATTGGTGCGTCTCTAATTGCAGCCAATATTTCTGCCGAACAATTTATAGGCATGTCTGGGTCTGGCTTTGCTTTAGGTTTAGCCATTGCCTCTTACGAGTGGATGGCGGCTTTAACTTTAATTATAGTGGGTAAATATTTTTTACCCATCTTTATTGAAAAAGGATTATACACCATACCAGAGTTTGTTGAAAAACGATTTTCAACCAATTTAAAAACCATTCTTGCCGTGTTTTGGTTGGCACTATACGTTTTTGTTAATCTGGCTTCGGTTTTATATTTAGGTGGTTTGGCTATTGAAACCATTATGGGTATAGATATGATGTACGCTATTATAGGTTTAGCACTCTTTGCAGCGGCGTACTCGCTTTACGGCGGCTTATCGGCGGTAGCGTGGACAGATGTTATTCAAGTTGTGTTTTTAGTGCTTGGTGGTTTAGTAACAACATACCTGGCTTTAAACACCGTCTCTGGTGGCGAAGGCGTAATTGCTGGTTTCGCTCAAGTTTGGGAGGCTGCACCCGATAAATTCCATATGATTCTTGATGAAGCTAATGATAACTACGTAAACCTACCTGGTATTTGGGTATTGGTTGGTGGTTTATGGGTGGCCAATTTATATTACTGGGGTTTTAACCAATATATTATCCAGCGTACTCTAGCTGCAAAATCTTTAAAAGAAGCCCAAAAAGGCATATTGTTAGCAGCATTTTTAAAATTAATTATTCCTTTAGTTGTAGTAGTGCCGGGTATTGCGGCTTATGTTATGGTAAACGATCCAGAAATCATGGCCAATTTAGGGGCATCTGGGATGTTAAACGTACCCTCTGCAGAGCAAGCCGATAAAGCTTACCCTTGGTTGTTACAGTTTTTACCAACAGGACTTAAAGGTATTGCGTTTGCGGCACTGGCGGCCGCTATTGTATCGTCTCTGGCGTCGATGCTAAATTCAACATCTACCATTTTTACAATGGATATTTATAAACAATACTTCAATAAAAATGCAAACGACAAAAAAACAGTCAATGTTGGTAGAATTTCTGCAGCAGTTGCGCTAATAATAGCGGTTATTGTGGCACCTCTTTTAGGGGGCATCGATCAAGCTTTCCAGTTTATTCAAGAATATACAGGCATTGTAAGCCCAGGTATTTTAGCCGTATTTATGTTAGGCTTATTCTGGAGAAAAACCACAAATAATGCTGCCATTTGGGGCGCGCTTCTATCCATTCCAATAGCCCTAGCACTTAAGTTTTTACCCATATCAATTTTTGAGCCTTGGATGCATCAAATGGGTATTACAACGTTATTGACTATGTTTGTTATTGTTGTATTAAGTAACCTTCAAAATAAAGGTGCAGATGATGAAAAAGGCATTGTTTTCACAAAAGACTTGTTTAAAACATCGCCATTATTTAATATCGGTGCATTTGCCATTATGATTATTCTAACGGTTTTATATGCTTTATTTTGGTAA
- a CDS encoding sulfite exporter TauE/SafE family protein, producing MTEYEIYGIAILGALIAGGINTLAGNGSVITLTILTEVLGLPPNIANGTNRIGVFTQCAATSWVFYKNGKLKIADNKKYIIPVFIGALAGGILAVTVSNEQFRAVFKFMMVFMLIAALVKPKRWLQKTDLNFKPKWYFYTPLLFALGFYGGFIQMGMGVFFLIIMVLGMRHNIIESNALKSFVIGVYTLLLIFVFHYQGLMDWKIGGIMAVGQTIGGYLTARFASKHKKADVIAYYLLIIVLVLALIKLFFS from the coding sequence ATGACAGAATATGAAATTTATGGCATCGCCATACTTGGCGCACTCATTGCGGGTGGCATTAACACCCTTGCAGGCAATGGAAGCGTGATTACCTTAACGATTCTTACCGAAGTATTGGGCTTACCCCCTAATATTGCGAATGGCACCAACCGAATTGGTGTTTTTACCCAATGTGCAGCAACCTCTTGGGTGTTTTATAAAAATGGAAAGCTTAAAATTGCCGATAATAAAAAATATATTATTCCCGTCTTTATTGGCGCCCTTGCTGGAGGTATTTTAGCTGTTACTGTAAGTAATGAGCAGTTTAGAGCAGTATTTAAGTTCATGATGGTATTTATGCTTATTGCCGCCTTAGTAAAACCAAAGCGCTGGCTACAAAAAACAGATTTAAACTTTAAACCCAAATGGTACTTTTATACCCCATTACTTTTTGCTTTGGGTTTTTATGGTGGCTTTATTCAAATGGGGATGGGTGTTTTCTTTCTTATTATTATGGTGCTAGGCATGCGCCACAATATTATTGAAAGCAATGCCCTTAAGAGTTTTGTGATTGGTGTATATACCCTATTACTTATTTTTGTTTTTCATTATCAAGGCCTGATGGATTGGAAAATTGGGGGCATTATGGCTGTTGGGCAAACTATAGGGGGTTACCTTACGGCGCGCTTTGCCAGCAAACATAAAAAAGCCGATGTAATTGCGTATTATTTACTCATTATTGTATTGGTTCTAGCGCTTATAAAATTGTTTTTTAGTTAG